The following proteins are encoded in a genomic region of Williamwhitmania taraxaci:
- a CDS encoding nitroreductase family protein has product MELKIAIEMRASVRSFTAEAVPVETLRELVRRGSFAPSVNNYQPWRFIAVTNKDVLAAMAQVVSQRIQSLPETESRMAKVVKKQVEFFATFFEHAPALIAVVLEPYETILERGVELEHEAINLQRGFPDMQSVGACIQNILLSAPEFGLGACWMSAPLIARDELQPLLGITQPHTLVAFVAVGNPSKAPVPKEKKSIDDIFTIIE; this is encoded by the coding sequence ATGGAATTGAAGATAGCTATTGAGATGCGAGCAAGCGTTCGCTCTTTTACTGCAGAGGCTGTGCCCGTGGAAACTTTGCGGGAATTGGTTCGTCGTGGTAGTTTTGCTCCAAGCGTAAATAACTATCAGCCATGGCGGTTTATTGCGGTAACCAACAAAGATGTGTTGGCTGCTATGGCTCAGGTTGTAAGTCAGCGCATTCAGTCCCTACCCGAAACCGAATCGCGCATGGCCAAGGTGGTTAAGAAGCAGGTGGAATTTTTTGCTACTTTTTTTGAGCACGCGCCGGCTTTAATTGCAGTGGTGCTGGAACCTTACGAAACCATCCTTGAGCGAGGCGTCGAGTTGGAGCATGAAGCAATTAACCTGCAGCGTGGTTTCCCCGACATGCAGAGTGTAGGTGCCTGCATTCAAAACATACTGCTCTCTGCTCCTGAATTTGGACTTGGAGCCTGCTGGATGAGTGCACCTTTGATTGCGCGTGACGAGTTGCAACCCTTGCTCGGTATCACACAACCTCATACCTTGGTTGCATTTGTGGCCGTTGGAAATCCATCCAAGGCTCCTGTGCCTAAAGAGAAGAAGTCAATTGACGATATT